acaaaaccaaaactgtgagtatgaatatagattcaagagaatgagtttggctgcagatttgaggatcccggagactcgatcatccttctatgatggtgagcccatgccttggaagatggacgacaagcctacttcatcaacaaccccatcacctccaccttcttcaccagcaaaggagacataatcacatgggtatgggcactccccttggcaactgccaagcttggggaaggtgccccggtatcgtatcatcatcacatctctatctttaccgtttttcttagttcgatccttttagtaatatcttgatctagtagaataaagttttggtatgatctagttttgagttttgctttatgatccttctatgtaatcgagtccgtgagctatataataaagattagtgttaagtcgagggcttgattattttgctatgatcttgagggaataaaagaaaaagaaaaagaataaaaagaaacaaagagatcatattgattttatggagaataatgacttcacatagaaagagtatgatgattaaaaattgttgagagttgataaacatagttttggtcatcgttgcaattaataagaagtaataaagaaagagaggtttcacatataaatatactatcttggacatcttttatgattgtgagcactcattaaaatatgacatgctaaagagttgatgttggacaaggaagacaacgtaatgggttatgttttcttatatctgagataaagtatattgtcatggatcatccaatatgttgagcttgcctttccccctcatgctagccaaattccttgcaccaagtagagatactacttgtgcttccaaatacccttaaacccagttttgccataagagtccaccatatccacctatggattgagtaagatccttcaagtaagttgtcggtgcaagcaataaaaatttctctttaaatatgtatgattgattggtgtggaggaaataagctttatatgatcttgtgatgtggaagaaataaaagcgacggactgcataataaaggttcatatcacaagtggcaatataaagtgacgttatttcgcattaagattttgtgcatccaacactgaaagcgcatggcaacctctgcttccctctgcgaagggcctatcttttactattatcttctaccttatgcaagagtcatggtgatcttcacctttcctttttatattttatcctttggcaagcacagtgtgttggaaagatccagacatatatatctaattggatgtaagttagcatgagttattattgttgacattacccttgaggtaaaaggttgggaggcgaaactataatcccctatctttctctgtgtccgattaaaactccgtaaccacaagtattgcgtgagtgttagcaattatgaaagactaaatgatagttgagtatgtggacttgctaaaaagctctgacatagactctttctgatgttatgacaaattgcaattgcctcaatgactgagattatagtttgttagttctcaataaagtttctgattcatactttgcattgtgaatagattattacttgagcataagaaatcatatgacaatatccatatatgttgctgttatgagaataatcatgatgccctcatgtccgtattttattttatcgacacctctatctctaaacttgtggacatatttatcattatcggcttccgcttgaggacaagcgaggtctaagcttgggggagttgatacgtccattttgcatcgtgcttttatatcaatatttattgcattatgggctgttattatacattatgtcacaatacttatgcctattctctcttattttacaaggtttacataaggagggagaatgccggcagctggaattctgggctggaaaaggagcaaatattagagacctattctgcagaactccaaaagtcctgaaactccacgaaagttatttttggaaataataaaaaatactgagcggaagaaataccagagggggcccacaccctggccacgagggtggggggcgcgccctacccccctgggcgtgccccctgcctcgtgggccccctgtcggccctccggtgcccatcttctgctatatgaagtctttcgtcagaaggaaaatcacaagcaagctttcgggacgagactccgccgccacgaggcggaaccttggcggaaccaatctaggtctccggcagagctgttctgccggtggcacttccctccgggagggggaaatcaccgccatcgtcatcaccaacgctcctctcatcgggagagggcaatctccatcaacatcttcaccagcaccatctcctctcaaaccctagttcatctcttgtatccaattcttgtctctaagtctgggattggtacctgtaggttgctagtagtgttgattactccttgtagttgatactagttggtttatttggtggaagatcatatgttcagatcctttatgcatattaatactcctctgattatgaacatgctttgtgagtagttacgtttgttcctgaggacatgggagaagtcttgctattagtagtcatgtgaatttggtattcgttcgatattttgatgagatgtatgttgtctatcctctagtggtgttatgtgaacgtcgactacatgacacttcaccattatttgggcctagaggaaggcattgggaagtaataagtagatgatgggttgctagagtgacagaagcttaaaccctagtttatgcgttgcttcgtaaggggctgatttggatccacatgtttcatgctatggttaggtttaccttaatacttcttttgtagttggggatgcttgcaataggggttaatcataagtgggatgcttgttcaagtaaggacaacacccaagcaccggtccacccacatatcaaattatcaaagtaccgaacgcgaatcatatgaacgtgatgaaaactagcttgacgataattcccatgtgtcctcgggagcgcttttctttatataagagtttgtccaggcttgtcttttgttacaaaaaggattgggccaccttgctgcactttatttacttttgttacttgttgctcgttacaaattatcctatcacaaaactacttgttacctataatttcagtgcttgcagagaataccttgctgaaaaccgcttatcatttccttctgctcctcgttgggttcgacactcttacttatcgaaaggactacgatagatcccctatacttgtgggtcatcacatgcATATCACCCTTTTGAGATACAATGAATATCTACAAGTTTCTTCATTTTTCTTTTCTCACAATTAGATAAATGCTTTTTTGGCAACATGGTTAAAAAAGTAGAGAGAACACCTGAATTCTTGAATCTTGTGTCTCTTGGAGTAAATTAGAAGAAATTTCACGCTGCTCCAGCTATCCAATATTCCAAACTCAAGCAATGCCACAACAACAAAATCTACCTGACTGCAATGTCGTACAACAAGGAATAAAGCAGGTCAAATGTGCCTACATCAATTCATCATAATAGAAAGTAGACAAGGGAAAAATTGAGAAGGAAAAAATTACAAGGAAGTGCCTAGACTCCACGTCTCCACTGCCCGCCCTCGGACGGTAGACCCCCGACCACAACCTGAACGATAGATGGCAAGGCTGCGGCCTATTGTTCTCTGCATTCCTGCTAAGGCACATGGAGTATCGTTGCTGGCCGGCTCGCCTATGTAGCTCTGTTCGCCGGGGCCTTGCATGTATTGGTAAGATGCAGAGAAATCCATTGGAGTGTGATACTAGCGGAAAATTCATCGATTAGCTTGGGGATTTGGAGTCCTGGGCTCTTAGGAACTCGCAACGTGTTTGGTGGGAGGGAATTAGTGATAAGAAATGGGCGTTTAAGAGGTATGAGGCATATAATCCACTATTTGGTTGGGGGCAAGGGAGTAGAGGAGGGAAGGGGAAAGGGAATTAAACAGGCAAATTCCGACGTATCTCTTCCATAGCCCCTGTTAATTCAGGTGGGAGTTTCCTCTCAAATTCACGTCAGTAATTCCCACTACACATCAAATAGGGGTTTGGGACTAAAAATCTACTTCACAAGCCTAATCCCTAGACAAACTCCCTTTTAAAAAGTCCCAATCTCTTCCCCCCAGGCTGCCAAATATGCTGGGCAATAATTGGATTTGGGAAAGAGGAACAAGATGAGAACGAGAGGGAGGAAACGATGAGTTGGCGACGTGTTCTAGGAGAGAGCGAAGGAAATGATTTAGGGATTGACTTGTTCATGCGTGACTGCTCGCTTCTTAATGGGCCGGGCTGCTTCTCTTGCATACATCTTTTTTCTAGCAATACATATATACAGTATACATGCATAGGGTATGGGGCGCAGCTATATCTCGCGCCACGTGAGAGAGGGACCTTTCCTATTTGGCGTTTAAGGCACCCATTATTGTGCATTTTGCAAACAGGCACACACCCCCCTTTCGAGCTGGGTGGCCCGTTTcccactttttcccttgtttaaACTAAACACCCCCTCCGAGACTGGGTCGACCTGTTTCGCATTTTTTCCTCTGTTTGAACTGAAAAATGAGAGCGTGGACAGTCGAACTCGGGATCTACTGTACTCGATAAAGTGCACTAACCACGTGACCACACAACCTATTGTGATAACTtctcccttttctttttcttttttcattttcttgtctttttatttttgttttcttgaATATCATGAACCTCTTCAAAATCAATGATTTTTTTAAAACCGACGACCTTTTTTCAATTTTGTGAACTTCTTTcataattgatgaactttttcaaatttagtgaaccttttttcaaatttgatgatttttttccaaaatcgatgaatttttttcaaatgtGTGAACTTTTTCCAGAAGTGATGATTTTTTTTCACAAACAacgattttttttaatttcagtGAACTTTATCATATTCGGTGACCTTTTTTACAAAGTcgatgaattttttttcaaactcATGAACCTTTTCAATTTTGGTCATTTTTTCCAAATTCATGTTTTTTCCAAtttgctattttttcaaaatatttGAACATTATTGAattctcaaacttttttgaaTACAAGAACTTTTTTTGAATATGCTAACTCTTTTTACATGTTCGTGAACTTCATTTGAAATCTGTGAACTATCAAATTTTTGGTTcactttaaaaaaaatcatgtttttCAAAATGATTTCGAATAATTAAAATTCTAAACGTTATAGTGTAATCATAAATAGCGTGTCTACTATTGTTATTAAAAGGTGGGCGCTGTAAATATTCAGTAGCAATTAGTACCTCTAGTGGTTAGCCTGACGCCTATAGGAGTGCAACGGCGCGAGATCAAATTTTTTGTTCACATTTTTGTTGTGTTTTTTTGTGCTTTGCCGCGCGTTCATGGGCCGGGTCACTAGACAGTGAAGGCGCGAAATAAGAGGTCCCTGAGAGAGGGCATCGCTATGTCTCGCGATCAGCGAGTCCAGCCTCGACTCGCTGTGAGCGAGCATATGGGCCGGCCCACGCGCGCGGAAGCACCTGCCTGTTTCCTGATTCATTTTTTTCCTtcacattttttgttttttgctttcttCTTTTAAATTTTGTTTATACTTTAAAATATTCTAACTATAAATTACAAAAACACATTAAATCAAATGTTGAACAAGCATTTGAGAAATATTGAATAAGTACTAAAATGTTGAACAAGAATTTGGAAAATGTTGAATAAGAATTTGAAAATGTTTAATAATTATTAAAAATGTTTAACACATATTTAAAAAGTttaataagtattaaaaaatatTGAACGAGTATACGAAAAATGTTGAGCAAATATTTGGGAATGTTGAATCAGTATTAAAAATgatgaacaagtatttaaaaaatatcaaacaagtattttaaaaatgttgaataagtattaaaatgTTAACAACTacttgaaaaatgttgaataagcgTTCGAACAATGTTGaatgtgtataaaaaaatgttgatcaattattaaaaaaatgtttttgatATATACGAAAATGCAGAgtgaaaacaaaaataaaaacaagaaaaataaaaatgaagatgaaaaacaaaaacaaatgaaaacaggagaaggaattaaaaaacctaaaaaaatcaaaaaagaaaagaaaaggagaaagcaGAAAAAATAACCAGGTGCTTTCCCTCAAGTAGTACGCACAATGGTTAGAATCTCGAGCCAACACTGTGGATAACCGAGTTCGATCCCTGGGGGCTGTGCCGTAGGCAGGACCTGGCCGTACCCCGGGCCACCTTTGGCGATACATTAGCTACAGTACAGTCAACGAAGGATTTttcgaaatcactaattaaggagtactcgttgcaaagaacactccatcttcccaggtcacgacaagtggcgcacatgcagcgtgccacttgtcgcaacctgggagttttccctcCACGACCAGGGCCATGGCCTGGGCAGGCCGGGGCCTAGCTACGCCCCTGCTAAATAAGCCGGCCCATTACTTTGAAGGCTTAAGGCGAAAAATAGTCGCCGTGCCCGAGATGCGACGCGCTGAAGCGACTCACAGTGGCGCGAGCATATGGGCGGCCCCAGTGCGTGGGAGGCCCGTGCCTCATTTTTTTCTGTATTCTTTTCACGTTTTTATGTTGTTTTTATTCCATCTTTTAGTTTTGTTTACACTTTTAAATATTTTAAACATATACATTACGAACATATTGTTTACATAATATTTTGAAAAATGTTACTCATGCATTTGAAATGCTAAATTTGtataaaaaatgttgaccattTATATGAAAAATGCATACAAAAAATATACAGTGTGTGAAAAAGTTGATCATGTGTTTAAAAATATATATTAATCGAACTTTGAAAAAAAGTTGACCATGtattaataaaatgtcaaacttTTATTTGAAAAACGATAAATATGTATAGTAAAAATGTTGACCATGCATTAAAAAAAGTTAAACttgtatttaaaaaaatgtttatagAAAACAATGTTAACcaagtattaaaaaatgttgaatttgtattcaaaaaatgttaaatgtgtataggaAAAATGTTTTTCATGTATTAAAAAATTAAACTTGTATTGAAAAATTTGTTAAATGTGTATataaaaaaatgttgaccatttGTACGAGAaatatatacaaaaaatatacaatgtgtGTGAAAGAAGGTGATCATCAATTTTTTTAAATGttaataatttttttgaaaaaatgttgaccatgtattcaaaagATGTTAAACTTGTATTTTCAAAATGATAAATATGTATAGAAATAATGCTGACCTtgtattaatttttttaaacttgtatttaaaaaatgttaattctttatagaaaaaatgttgaacaattattattatttttttaaatgtgtatagaaaaaatgtggTCCATGTATTGAAAAAAATAGATCTTGTATTTTAAAGAATGTGTATATataaaatgttgaccatgtattcaaaatatgttaaacttgtatttggatttttttaatcaagcatttgaaaaatgttaaacatgtatagaAAAAGTGTTGACTATGTATACTAAAAATGTTAATAtggtatttgaaaaatattaattaaGAATTTGAAAAAGTTTAAACATGTGTTAGAAAAATGTtagatgtatacaaaaaatgtgtatagaaaacaAGCCCGagagaaaacaaagaaaaccgatgataaacaagaaagaaacaaacccgaagaaaaatgataaaaaaggaaagaaaagaaaacacttAGTGAAAATGGAGAAAGACTAAAGAAAACTTAAGAAAAACAacgaaaaaagaaaagaaaataaatccTAGTGAAAATAAACCTGtggaaaaacaaaagaaaatagaaaacccGGAAAACCAATGGAAAAACCGGCACGTTTTGCAGCAATTAAGTCGCGCCCCTACTACTCAACAGGAACCTTACACATGCGCAGTGGATAGCAGCGCTGGGCGTCTTTCAGGAGACCAGGGTTCTATCAATTGTGCTCAATTGCGCGctgccctttttcttcttttatttcttttaacCGTGCGTGAATTGGCCGGCCTGATTACTGTAGACGCTTCAGCGGGACCAAAGGACGACTCGCTATAAGTGAGATATAGCCTTTGTGCAGGGTATGGGTCCCTGCTCGAGCTGGGCCCTATTCCGTCGCACTCGCTGCCATGGCCCAGGGCTGCTCTGCCTATTCCTGTGTTCCATGGTCTTGCATTTATAACACTATCACAATGTCTTCAGCAGGCAAGGAGGTTTTGGTAAAAGCGGTTGCCCAAGCAGTTCCGGTCTTCTCTATGTCATGTTTCAAATTGCCACGAGGTTTGTGCGAACACCTAAATATGTTAATTCGGAAATTTTGGTGGGGGAGCAAAGAAGGAAAGCGCAAACCCCATTGGGTTTCGTGGAAAACCATGACTCAACCAAAAGGCATGGGTGGGCTAGGCTTCAAGGATTTTGAACTTTTTAATTTGGCCATGTTAGCCAAGCAGGCATGGAGGCTGTTGCAGGAGCCGGACTCTCTTAGCGCGCGCATATTAAAGAGCATATATTATCCAAGTTGTTCGATCTTGGAAGCTTCATTGGGGAATCACCCTAGTCAGATTTGGAGAGCTATAGTGGAGGGACGTGACACTCTGAAGGCTGGCCTGATTAAGCGCATTGGCACCGGAGAAACGACGAAGATCTGGGAAGATAACTGGCTACCTAGAGAGGAGATGATGAAACCTTATGGGTGCATTACTCAAAAACCCTCCGCTGCTAGTGTCTGAGCTCATAGATAGCACATCAGCAAGTTGGGTCAGAGAAAAGGTGGAGTCCGTGTTCATGCCGATGGATACTCAAGTCATACTACGCATCCCCCTATGCACCCGCAATATTCCAGATTTTTGGAGTTGGGACTATGAAAAGAATAGCCTCTTCTCGGTCCGTTCGGCATATCGCATGCTTGTGGCTACCAGATCAAGAAGAGAAGCGTGGCTGGAGAATACTTGGGGTAATTCAAGCACGACGATGGAGGAGAGATCTTGGAAGAGTTTATGGAAAACTAGAGTCCCTGGAAAGGTGAGGATGTTCCTTTGGAGACTTTCAAAGCACTCGATCCCAACGAACGACGTCCGTGCTAGAAGACATATGGCACATTCGAACTTATGTGGTCTATGCGGGGCACCCGATTCATGGAGACATTCACTCCTAGATTGCACGATGTCACGGTGCACCTGGGCGCTCGTAGACAGGGAACTTTTGCAAAAACTGGCGTCAACCACCGAACCAAAGGCTAAGAAGTGGCTCTTTACACTAATGGAGCTGTTATCACATGCTGAATTTGTGAAGCTCTCGGTGACTCTCTGGGCTATCTGGGCAGCAAGGCGGAAAGCTATACATGAAGGCATTTTTCAGAGCCCGCATGCGATCATGTCCTTTGTTGATAGGTACATCGATGAACTTGAGGTAATCAATGGGAGACAGGAGTCGGTAAGGATCGAACCCAGGATGGTACATATCAGCGGCAGGAAACCTAAAGCCCCTCCTATGGGCTATGCCAAAATCAACGTCGATGCAGGGTGCAGAAAAGGAAGCTGGGGGACAGCGGCAGCGGTATGCAGAGATAACACAGGGACGTTCCTTGGAAGCTCGGCTCTAGTTATCAGAGGAGTGGATGACCCGGCAATGCTAGAGACAATTGCATGCCGGGAAGGTCTGGCGCTCCCAGCTGATCTTCATTTAAATCAGTTTGTCATAGCTTCAGACGCAAAGGAGGTGGTGAGTGCTATCCACAACGACAGCATGGGTGCTTATGGAGCAATCATTAAGGAGATTAGGGTCCAACAATCATCTTTACATTGTAATTTTTGTTTTGAAGGTCGTTTGAACAATTTAGAAGCTCATAGATTAGCCAAGCATTCTCTTTCTTTGGGTCTGGGGCGCCACGTTTGGTTAGGCCAACCCCATGACCTGAACTGTATCCCACTCCATGTGGTTTTCGATGAATAAAGCTTGGCTATTACCCTAAAAAAATTATAACACTATCACACATGTATAGAGTGGAGTTACCTAAAAAAACATGTATACATTGGAGGAGTGGTCCAGGTCTTCATGGACAATATGTTTAAACTCCATGGCTTTCCCAATGGAAATTGTGTCCAATAGGGATCACAATTTCACCAGCCAATAGAACTACAATATAGTCAGGGCCGTCTCCAGAAATTCGGGGCCCCGGGGCAAAAATCAAAATAGGGCCTAAAATCATTTCAAATTTTTCACACGATAGAAGAACTAATATAACTAAAACAAATTCTCATTTTATTACCACTGATCAGGAACAAACTTAATTCCATACTACTCCTAACTTGGCTTTGTTGACAAATAAACTCATGACAAAGATTCCATGGACAATCTCAATTTCATCCTAATTCGGTCTCTATCAACCTAATTTAGTGCCAGCATGGAGTACCAATACCTAGTGCCGTGGACAAATAATATTAACCTACTCATCTACTCCTAACTTAGCATCGAGGAGATCAAGTATTAGTAATCAAAGAGAGGGATGGGCTTAAGCAGATGAGACATTTATACCTAGTAGACTAGTACTGGAGGACTCGGGGCAGCCATGGAGGGGGAAGGCAGCAGACGACGGCGTCCTGGCCGATCGGTGGAAGGCAGTCAGCAGACGACGGCATCCTAGGCGATTGGCGGAAGCAAGCCGATCGGCGTGTTGTGTTTAGGGTTAGCGATCGATGACGGAAACATGCCTGGTCGATAGATGTACAAGGACCCGTGGGCTGGCTTTGCTGCTGAGTGGGCTCTCTATACGTTTTTCCTAGGCCTTTGCTTGGTTAGCCACTTGTGGATTAAATCACCTAAGCCTAATACCTAGTAATTTGGGGCCCCAAATTTTGGGGGGCCCTGTGCGGTCGCCCATCTTGGCCCCCTCCATCGACGGGGCTGAATATAGTACAAGCCATCATCTCCAGACAAATGGTCCTATAGAGTGTAAATCGTTGTCTTGAGGCATACCTCCGCAATTTGGTCTTCCGAGAACCTAAACAGTGGACTGAATGGCTTTCTTCAGCTGAATGTCTGACAACTCACTTgacattttctaaaaaaaatcatatgcttcaagaactcagggcacatcTCCGTTCTGCCAAACATCGTCTGAAGCAATATTGGTGTCAGACACCAGACAGAGCATTCCTTCGAAGTGGGAGCAATGGTGCACATATAGAGTTCAGTCGTATCATCAGAATGCATTTGGGCTGCGTGGCTCTTTGGAACTTTGGCCAAATACTACGATCCCTACAAGGTGCTGCCACGTGTCAGTTAAGTGTCCTACAAGCTCTAGTTGCCGGACACGACGGTCATCCATAATGTTTGATATCAGCCAGCTAAAGGAACATGCGGGCAAAAATGTTGTACCTCTTCCACATGTTTTGTTGGTTAGACCGTATATTAACATAAAACATCACTGTATGCATTCTTGGACACTCACATTGTCAACCATAAAAGTCAGTCGGTGCAGCAATGGCTTGTTCGTTGGATGAGCCTGGTTCCGGAAGATGCAACCTTAGAAGACGAGACTTTCATGGCCAAGACTTTCTTGATTTTTCACCCTTGAGGACAAGGTTGATCTCAAGCGAAGACATTGTCAGGCTATTCATATTTCCCCTCTTAACTGAATATCATTCCCGGGAGACAACAGCTGAAGGTTCAGACAACTAACAACCCTAATAAAAGCGAAGCTCGAAACCAAGGCACCTGAAGGTTCAGACACTGCCCTGCTCCTTTTATTTCCATTCTCTCCTTATTTCGTTAGTTTGTAGAAATTAAAATATTATACTTACTACATTTTGTCCATGCCCCGAGTTTATGCAGTACCCTCTCTGTCATAGGTTGCAAAAACGCCTGTCACTGCAAAAATGTCTTATGTTATGGGATGGAGAGAGTATGTCTTAAAATAGACAGTGTGTCGATAGCACCGTATGTAAACTGGGATATATTTTTTTGACTCGTAAACTGGTGTATTGCCATTGTCTTCTTCTTTGAGAGGACGTTTTTAGCATCATAATGCACTTTAGCAGAGTTTGTTTTAGGCTGCCATTGAGCACCTGACGCTATTTCAGTAGCTTCGGCCGCTGCTTTCTTAATCGGTTGCTGCAACAGCTGCAAACTTCTCAGCAGCAGCCGCTACAGATGCAATTAATTAATACATACATTGTTTTCTTTTAGACCTTAATACATTGTTTTCTTTTAGACCTTAATAGGCTGTAAATCCTAATGGACACTAGAAAAAGTTAAATGCAAAAACATGTCAACCATAATGCATGAGAGCTCAGCCAAGTACTTCAAATGCACGACTTTGTTGCTAGCTTAGGCACTTTTATTATTGGATATGTGCCTCCATCTACAAATAGCATTATACTAGGCACGACTGACAAGATAGATAACAAAAGACCATCAGAAAGGTTTGCTGGGACGACGATCGACGATGAAGCTCAATTGTGCTGCGCCCGCTGGTCACTAGGCAGAGAAAGGATCTCTCCCCGACCGGAGACCCAGAGCGTTCGGACCTGCTCACCCCAGTGATGGACCCGCCAATGATCACTATGTGGACGCCTCTGACTGGTGGCTTCCCGTCAGCAGAGACACGTCATGGTCATGCTACCCAAGTCTGCTATCATCAATACAGATGGGGTTATATGAAGTATGCCCGTCAGCATGGTGGTTGGAGCGCTGAACGTTTTGACGAGGTTGGGCCGGTCTGTCTTTATTTCAAAACCGACACCTAATACAACATATGCTAGTTAAGTAGCATCACTCTTATATTTTTAACCATAAGAGAAATTAGGAGTACATTAAGCATTGGTCGTTGGAATATCTGATGTTGGCCAATGTGAACCCCCCAAAAGCACAACTCGTCAAGCACATGTTTTTTAAAGGTCTTACTTGCTTGCTTCTGTCCTCCCTTT
The sequence above is a segment of the Aegilops tauschii subsp. strangulata cultivar AL8/78 chromosome 6, Aet v6.0, whole genome shotgun sequence genome. Coding sequences within it:
- the LOC141025712 gene encoding uncharacterized protein, producing the protein MSRCTWALVDRELLQKLASTTEPKAKKWLFTLMELLSHAEFVKLSVTLWAIWAARRKAIHEGIFQSPHAIMSFVDRYIDELEVINGRQESVRIEPRMVHISGRKPKAPPMGYAKINVDAGCRKGSWGTAAAVCRDNTGTFLGSSALVIRGVDDPAMLETIACREGLALPADLHLNQFVIASDAKEVVSAIHNDSMGAYGAIIKEIRVQQSSLHCNFCFEGRLNNLEAHRLAKHSLSLGLGRHVWLGQPHDLNCIPLHVVFDE